A genome region from Rutidosis leptorrhynchoides isolate AG116_Rl617_1_P2 unplaced genomic scaffold, CSIRO_AGI_Rlap_v1 contig242, whole genome shotgun sequence includes the following:
- the LOC139882199 gene encoding secreted RxLR effector protein 161-like: MEDYNEISTPMENQLKLEPTKIGEEFDSSLYRSMFGSLMYLCASMPDIACSVNMMASFGANPSKTHAVYLKIILRYVKYNITLGIWFKRGGNGELLIFSDANYAMGENYRSRSGYCCSFGSGIFSWSSKNQSVVAQSTTKAEFITVNHATRQVVWLKKILSDIEELKENCVKIFCDSSSAISMAENPENHTRSKHLLMKYNFIRDLLESK; the protein is encoded by the coding sequence ATGGAAGACTACAATGAGATCTCTACTCCCATGGAAAATCAACTCAAGTTGGAACCTACAAAgattggagaagaatttgattcCTCACTCTATAGAAGCATGTTTGGCTCACTAATGTATCTTTGTGCTTCAATGCCTGACATTGCTTGTTCAGTCAATATGATGGCAAGTTTTGGTGCAAATCCCTCCAAAACTCATGCTGTGTATCTGAAAATAATCCTCAGGTATGTCAAATACAACATTACTCTTGGCATTTGGTTCAAAAGAGGTGGAAATGGAGAACTTCTCATCTTCAGTGATGCTAATTATGCTATGGGAGAAAATTATAGAAGTAGGAGTGGATATTGTTGTAGCTTTGGGAGTGGAATATTTAGCTGGAGCTCCAAGAATCAGAGTGTTGTTGCACAATCCACAACAAAAGCAGAATTTATTACAGTCAATCATGCAACAAGACAAGTTGTGTGGCTAAAGAAAATCCTGTCAGATATTGAAGAATTAAAGGAGAATTGCGTGAAAATTTTCTGTGATTCAAGTTCTGCAATCTCAATGGCAGAAAATCCAGAAAATCATACAAGATCAAAGCATCTTCTGATGAAATACAATTTTATCAGAGATTTGTTGGAAAGCAAATAA